The window AATAAACCACGCACCTGCTTGGATCTGTTCATCCACATCCAGATAACGTCCCGCGAGAATGTCATGATCTCGATCTCGAATTGTCGTCCATCTAGAAGCCGCATGGTAGTAGAGGAACCCATCTGTACCCGATCCATACTTGTGACCGTCGCTGAATTGTATCCTCCATCGGATGGAATCAGCCTGAATCACCACATCTCCCTCCGATCCGGCCGGCCCCCTCCGAACTGtccgcgccggcggcggcggagccacGTTCTCCAGGCCCGGCGACGAAGGAACCGGCCCCCTGTGTTGCCAGCGCTGCCGGCGACAGAGCCGCGGTCACCAGTGCCGGCGACGGTGGATCTGAAGGCCGTTGCATTTCCGGCGTCATTTCCGCGCATGCAGGTGatgccgccggcggcggcggcccaaCCACCACCCCCTCTCCATCCTCCTCACATGCCTGCGCGATTAGCGGAAAGGCATCCGGCGGCGGCGTTCGGTCCCGCCGCTCCTTGCCAGACTCCACGCTCAGCACGATCGGCAGCGCGGGCggtggctccggcggcggcggcacggtcACCGCAGTCGCCTCAGACGTCGCCTCAGACGTCGCCTCAGTCATCTCACCGTCGCCCTAAACTGAAATCTTCTTGTAGTTGTGGCTTAGAATGACCACCAGGATCTCTGGGCCGCATTCTACCAGATGGTACGTGTATGCAAAAAAGGTACTGTATGCAAAAAAGTGTTGGCGAGACATATACCATAGAATGGAAACGGGAATATGATCATTTTCAAAAAACAAAATTGGAAATATAATCACCACCGCAGTGGTATCACCAGTCAACAAACAAATTAACATATTTCTGCAAGAAAATGGTTTCACACAAAGAAGTAAACATTGATATATCAATGACAACAGTATATTTCTTTCACAACCGCAGCATAACGAGGACACAGAATGGCCGATTCCTCGAAACTCTATGCAAAATTGGCACAAAAATTGCCCGGGCTACACCTTTAAAACTCGATGCAAATTTTAATTCACCATATTTCTTTTTTTGAGAAACGCCTGTTATTTTATCATACTCATAACAATTACATGTACACTGATCTGACTTGCGATCCAAGTAAATACAAAGTAACTCCTATGACTAAGAATTACAATGAAATTTTTTGAAAACACCTTCTTCGCGGTATCACATCTCTGCCCGAAGAAATACTTCAAAGACTTTGGTAAAGAGGCTACAACTGAACTGCAGCAACGATGTTGTCACTCTTTCACCCGCACGTACATTATCAATAATGGTTTTTGAAAGTGCCTTAAGTCGCCCATCCAAAAAGATGGGAATCCTTGATCGATGAATGTACTTGGGGCGGGGATGATTCCCCTACAAGTGCAGGTCGTCGAATCACTATATCTTCAGCATGGTGTCTATAAAAGATTTGACCTCCATAAAGAATCAAACCAACAAAaaagttttttttttgcaaaataaaaaaaaacttGACACAACAACATAAACTCAACAGGTTCAAATAACCGGGTCTGCGAGGACAGAAAACTCTCTAACCTCACGACAccataaaaaaaaagagaaaatttaTTCTCATAAAACTATAAAGATCACTAGACCGTCTCTTAGAAAGAGCCGCTAAACGATCGGACGAAGAACGTCTCGAAGATGCGAGATGAAAAAAAGGGAGTTGGCATGGGTGGGCAGTGTGAGTTAAGTGGGCCAGTCCCACGGGGCTACGGCCGGGGGCGTAAACCCCGCAGCACAAATGCCCGTCCAGGCCTTTCGGCCCGGAGGACGCGCGCCTGCTTGTGCACAGGAGCGCAATGGATAGGTATATGCTTGCGGTGTCCAATTCCTGCCTGTGTTATTCCCTCTTTCTTCGTATAAATAGGACCACGAAACGGCACCCATGCCACAAGCCCCCTTTAGCCCTCCGAGGCCGGAGTGACAAGCGTGCGCCACCACGCTCGGCGGGTGCGACGGTGGGTGGTGCGTCTATAAACCGGTCTACGCCGTACTCGGCTGCCAATGTGGTACTATTAATTAGTGTAATAATATATCCTTGGCTTGCAGGGCGAGCTTAATTAAAGGGAGGTAGCCTAGATGGGCCGCGTAATGGAGCCAGCTAGCCAGGCCGCCTCGAACAAGTGCGAGAGCCCACTCAAAGGCCTCGGCCCCGAGCCAAAAAGCCCTAAGAAAACCGCGAGCCAGAAAAAAAACGCCCTCGTCCATCCCGTGGTCTGTCGCTCCGCATCCTCCAAAGCTcaactgccgccgccggatcctACCTCCTCGCGCCGCGCCACCTCCCGCCGCGAACGCGCCGGCACGAGAGGTAGGTCGTCTCGATTTTATCtcgagagatagagagagagagaggtaggGCACTTGGGGGACGACTTGGTCGAGGATCCACGCGCCATCTGGCCGGATCttgcggccgccgccgccgctctgcCGTGGGGATGGGCTCGGTGGGGTAGGAGCAGGAGGAAGATAGAGACGAGGTGCACTCGGTGGGTGGGCTGCTGATTTTGCGATTGGGATCACCACTGATTTTACCTGCTATTGAGTTAGGGTTTGGGTGAGTGCTGGTGCTGCTGAATTGTGAGAAAAAATAGAGAGGGGGAGAGCCGATGCGGGTGTATGTGATGCTCCTACGGACTGATTTCTTCctttgctgctgctatatgatataAGGTTTCCTGAAGCAGATCAAGAGTGAGGTATAGACGCTCCCGTGTCGCTCGCGCAACCCATGTCCGTGGTGCGAGGGGCGGCAATGGAGGGAGCGTGGCCCCATCCGGCGCCGATGGAGCCGACCACCGCCGCGGATGGGCCTCAAGTGTCGGAGGTGAACTCGTTCCGGCGCCAGGTCGACGACCTCCTCTCCAAGACCGACGTGGTAACCCACGCCCCTCCTAACCTCGGTATTAAACTCCGTTTCGCCTCGGCAGTGGTCTGCAGAACTGACTCTGGTTGGTGTGGTATGTGTGTTGCAGCTGGAGAAGAGGGTGAACGAGGTGGTAGGGTTCTACAATTCCAAGAAGCACAGCAGTGGAGGCCGCAAGGCTGGCGGCAGGTACGCGGCAAACGGTGCCAGGGACAGCCACGGCAATGGGATGCCCGACCTCATGCGCCAGTTTGCCGGTATCATTCGCCAGGTGATGATCTTTCTTCGGCTATGCTTTATCCCATGATTTATTTATGTCGCTTTATGTTGTTGCTTGTGTAGTCATGTTCGCTATATTCTTGCATCCTGGAGCATGTTCTACAAAGTCGGCTTGGTGTTAAGTTTGTAATTGGCAGGTTAATTTAGAACAATTTACAGTGCTTTTTTCTATCTCACAGATCTTATTGATAAATATGGTGACCTAGATGCTTGTAGATATTGCCAGCACATACTGCTTCTGTTCTTTCCAGCAAGAGAGATTTCTGCTGGAAAATCAAGTTTTCTGTCTCAAGTTTCGAACACTCGCAAATCTGTGTTTTCTTTCATGAACAGGGATAAAGCATACAATCTAGTTCTTTTGGGCTGTTATTGGTACTCCATTCTCTATTTCTGGTCTTATAGCGTAGTGCATGAAATAAGACTAAAAAATTGGTCTCGAGCTTGTGCCAAATGAGATCATCTGAATGTAAACAATTCCTTGTGGTGAATTTTATAAGCAGCTTTTTATTGCTAGTGTATTTGAGATTGATTCGACCACTATATGTGGACAACCTTTTTTTAATCTAGTTTTCTACAGCCTAATACTCAATACAAAGTTAATGGTTCTTGCGCACCTTCGAATTCGTATTGAACTACTGCAGTTAAAATCACAAAATGTGTTATCTCTTTTCCCTATGAAAAGATTTCTGTTGATCTTTGCAAATTTTGGCACTTGATCTTCTTTGCTATATTCATTTTCTTCCAGATTACATCTCATGAATGGGCACAGCCGTTTTTGCAACCGGTAGACGTCGTAGGTCTTCAACTTGATGACTATCACCAGGTAATATTGCCAGTACATTTTGGTCTAAATGTAAATCAGTTTTGATTATATTTTTGTGTTACCTGATGTTGGCAAGCAATCAGGATCTGAAAAAAGAAAGCAGGTTTTATTGATATCACCATACTCCTCAGTCGCTGCAGGATTTGTGCTTTTCTGTCTCGAACATACTTTCAGTTGACATGTTGTTGCATTTTATTAGAATATTTTATATCTCAATGGAAAAACATAATCATGTATATGCTTTGAAATCCAAATACTGTAAATCCTCCCTTGTTTGTTTTATCGCTATTATTTGCCTTCTTCCATGTACATGAAATTGAAAACCATTGCTTGGAACTCCAAATACTGTAATCACCCCTAATCTATAGAAGGAAAATCTGGCATATTAGGCTATCTGTTTCTTATATAACTATTAATTGGTTTGAGACTTGTTATTTACCTTCTTTAGTGTACTTACTTCAACTTGATGGAGCCCCTGAGTTGTTCGCAAATATGTTTCTCTATATTTGCCATATCAATAAGATGGAGTTGCTTCGTTGGTTTCTTTACCTGGATCTTGGTTGTGGTGATCCATATATTTGGTTTCTACTTTTTGCAGATTATAACAAAACCTATGGATTTCTCGACCATCCGAAACAAAATGGAAGGGAAGGAAAGTACCACATATAACAGTGTCCGAGAAATATATTCTGATGTTAGATTAGTTTTTACCAATGCAATGAAGTACAATGTTGAAGGTCACCCTGTTAACATAATGGCCAAGTTCCTACTCGAGAGATTTGAGGAGAAATGGCTTCACCTTCTCCCTAAAGTTGAGAACGAGGTGGATATTTGTAGTCACATACATTACCATTTTTGTTCTGATTTGGATATGTGCTATTTAGCGTTTGACAACAATAAGTTGGGTTCTATTCTTTCAGGAAAGGGAACGGGAGGAACCAAATGATGCTCcaaccataagcatttctccgGAAGCTGCAATTGCAAAATTAGCTGAAGATACTGGTAATGAGGTCGGCCCTCTCATGTACTGTTATCTCTTTATTGTGTATGTATTGATTGAAGCACTATATATACTGACTGGCTCCTGTTCAGTATAGATTGTTTAGAAAAAAAGGTCCCAGATTTTTTATCAATGTGTTTCTGTTGTTGTTTAGCTTTTGTCTGTTGATGTACCAATAAGAAATCCTTTCTTGACTAAGAGTTGTGGCCAACCTAAACATGCCTCTGCATCCTTGTCTAATATACGCCTTGCATATTCACAAGCCAATTGCATAGTGCTGCAACCCCTTGTATGTTACCTTGTTTGGTTAGATATTCAGTACCTTTTCTTTCTCGTCTTGCAGCTGAATGAGATTAATAAGCAGCTGGAGGAGCTCCAGAAAATGGTGGTTCAGAGATGCAGGTTTGTGTTAGttgttcatgtcatgcacatCGATTTGACTGTTTGCCAAGTTCTTTTTTGCGGTGTGCGCGCTGACCCTAAAAAGGTCGTACATTTGCTAAGCTCTTGATATTGCAGGAAAATGACGACGGACGAGAAGAGAAAACTCGGCGCAGGTCTTTGCCAATTGTCTCCAGAAGATCTTAACAAGGCGCTAGAGTTGGTCGCGCAAGACAATCCTAGCTTCCAAACTACAGCAGAAGAAGTGGACCTTGACATGGATGCTCAGGTAATGTTTCTTTGTGCTAACCAACCCCCTAGCACTGCTCCTCCAAGCATCACACATTTGTTATCATGTTTGACCAACCATGCTTCATGTGTGCGCGGGTGCAGAGCGAGACGACCCTCTGGAGGTTGAAGTTCTTTGTGAGGGAAGCATTGGAACAACAGGCGAATGTAGACATAAAAGCCTGTGGCAAGACCGATGAAAACACGAAGAGGAGTCGCGACATGTACAATGCTCTAGCCAAGACCGTTTCGAAACGGGTTAAGAGATAACTTTGGCGGCTCGGCCTTtctgatggttcatggtatttctGTAGAAAATAGGGCCATGTTCTCCCTTGTGTGAAGACATGCTGTATATATATGAAGATGAATCTGCACTAAGATATGCTTGGTCGCACCTGGTCTCATGTGTAGCATGCTATTGGTAGCTATATAAAATAAAGAGCAATGTTGAACACCTCTGAGAAACAagaattattccttgaaaaagaTAACATCAAATGTGACAAACAGTTGTTTTGCTACAGAGAATTAACGGTGTGTACTCACTGTGGACGACATGAAAATTCACCAGAAATCCTGACTGAAGAATAAAACAGAGGTGATTGATCACTGGTTCACTTGATAGGGCAAATTTTCTAACTCATCAGCTTGCTTTAAGAAGAAATTTTTCTTGGGGGGCTGCACAAAGAAAATCAGAATATAACCCCCCCAAAAGAAATGAATCCATGCTTTAATTTCCACATGGG is drawn from Aegilops tauschii subsp. strangulata cultivar AL8/78 chromosome 1, Aet v6.0, whole genome shotgun sequence and contains these coding sequences:
- the LOC109743695 gene encoding transcription factor GTE1, with the translated sequence MSVVRGAAMEGAWPHPAPMEPTTAADGPQVSEVNSFRRQVDDLLSKTDVLEKRVNEVVGFYNSKKHSSGGRKAGGRYAANGARDSHGNGMPDLMRQFAGIIRQITSHEWAQPFLQPVDVVGLQLDDYHQIITKPMDFSTIRNKMEGKESTTYNSVREIYSDVRLVFTNAMKYNVEGHPVNIMAKFLLERFEEKWLHLLPKVENEEREREEPNDAPTISISPEAAIAKLAEDTGNELNEINKQLEELQKMVVQRCRKMTTDEKRKLGAGLCQLSPEDLNKALELVAQDNPSFQTTAEEVDLDMDAQSETTLWRLKFFVREALEQQANVDIKACGKTDENTKRSRDMYNALAKTVSKRVKR